One window from the genome of Nicotiana tomentosiformis chromosome 5, ASM39032v3, whole genome shotgun sequence encodes:
- the LOC117279588 gene encoding cuscuta receptor 1-like produces MRHSCWKEEKIALLKLKQNINYTNGSYFSTWVANETSNCCQWEGIICSNSSRKVTELSISVKTFIKEDISGIESSNTDNWGNWHFNASLFLPFKNLKALLLRGYSIANWIEDEGFEKLKQLTKLEKLDLAGNNFNRSIFLSLSQLTSLKSLNLGRNNIESGNERLTGLSNLEILDLSVNRLNDESVLSALELGILRNIKYLLLDGNTLDKNFLQSSVVMSSLKVLSVSNCGLNGTLPIPGLCNLKYLEELSLSFNNFHGNLPPCLGNITLLRICCRHSSGH; encoded by the exons ATGAGA CATAGCTGTtggaaagaagaaaaaattgCTCTTTTGAAACTCAAACAAAACATAAACTACACAAATGGTTCATATTTTTCAACATGGGTAGCTAATGAAACTTCAAATTGTTGTCAATGGGAAGGAATTATTTGCAGCAACAGTAGCAGAAAAGTCACAGAGTTGTCAATATCTGTGAAGACTTTTATTAAAGAGGATATTTCTGGTATTGAAAGTTCAAATACTGATAATTGGGGAAATTGGCATTTCAATGCATCTTTGTTTCTTCCTTTCAAGAATCTTAAAGCTCTTCTCCTCCGTGGATATTCTATAGCTAATTGGATTGAGGATGAAG GTTTCGAAAAACTGAAACAACTAACAAAACTCGAAAAGCTTGATTTGGCTGGGAACAACTTCAATCGCAGCATATTTCTATCTCTTAGTCAACTTACATCTCTCAAGTCATTGAACCTCGGACGTAACAACATTGAATCAG GTAATGAAAGATTGACAGGGTTAAGCAATCTGGAAATCTTAGATCTAAGCGTTAACAGATTGAATGATGAAAGTGTTCTCTCTGCTCTAG AGTTGGGAATTCTGAGAAATATAAAGTATTTACTTTTGGATGGGAATACGTTGGACAAAAACTTTCTACAGAGCAGTGTTGTCATGTCATCCCTTAAAGTATTATCAGTATCTAACTGCGGCCTGAATGGAACCCTACCTATTCCAG GTTTATGCAATCTAAAATATCTGGAAGAACTAAGTCTCAGCTTCAACAACTTCCATGGAAATCTTCCTCCATGTCTTGGAAACATAACATTACTTCGg Atatgttgtcgtcattcttctggccactga